In Silene latifolia isolate original U9 population chromosome X, ASM4854445v1, whole genome shotgun sequence, the following proteins share a genomic window:
- the LOC141623030 gene encoding beta-galactosidase 3-like isoform X1, whose protein sequence is MGCNNLVKMNFLMFLCVLMLLFNVELMNCSVSYDRKSLLINGQRKIIISGSIHYPRSTPEMWEDLIMKAKKGGLDAIDTYVFWNVHEPSPGNYNFEGRNDLVRFLKIVQKAGLYAHLRLGPYVCAEWNFGGFPVWLKYVPGISFRTDNEPFKRAMQGFTEKVVSLLKSHNLYQSQGGPIILSQIENEYGNLRSHLGQEGYNYMSWAAKMAVSTQTGVPWTMCKDIETPDPVINTCNGFYCHQFTPNRPYKPKLWTEAWSGWFTEFGKSSSQRPVQDLAFAVARFIQAGGSLVNYYMYHGGTNFGRTAGGPFITTSYDYDAPIDEYGLIRQQKYGHLKELHKAIKLCESALVSADPIVTELGPKQQAHVFYPVKGSCAAFLANYDPESGAKVLFNNKHYNLPPWSISILPDCKNVAFNTAKVGEQTSHMVMMPSNANIHQWESYNDLSAVDDSSTMSAFGLLEQINVTRDSTDYLWYKTSVRVKPSESFLHGGKLPTLIVESTGDAVHAFINGQLIGSAFGGRKARRFSFSKKVNLKSGRNKIALLSVAVGLPNVGKHYENWNTGILGPVVLEGLDKGRLDLSKKKWTYQVGLKGESMNLASPNSASIVGWMDSKIVLPKRQPLVWHKAYFDAPEGNEPLGVDMHSMGKGQVWINGVSIGRYWTTVSQGQCNGCSYTGRFQPLKCQVGCGKPSQRWYHVPRAWLKPRRNLLVVFEEMGGDPTKISIKKRSVSTVCAQISEYHPSIKSWKLDTVESYGRTQEFRTRPKLHLQCASNQYISSIKFASFGTPLGTCGRFEQGKCHAPTSNSVIQKRCIGKQRCAVVITNSNFGRDPCPNVLKRLSVEAVCSFRTSTHANQTIIHN, encoded by the exons ATGGGGTGTAATAATTTAGTAAAAATGAATTTTTTGATGTTTTTATGTGTGCTAATGTTGTTATTTAATGTAGAGTTGATGAATTGTAGTGTGAGTTATGATAGGAAGTCTCTTTTGATTAATGGGCAAAGGAAAATTATTATTTCGGGTTCGATACATTATCCCAGAAGTACTCCTGAG ATGTGGGAAGATTTGATAATGAAGGCAAAGAAAGGAGGACTTGATGCAATTGACACCTATGTGTTTTGGAATGTTCATGAGCCTTCTCCTGGCAAT TACAATTTTGAAGGAAGAAATGATCTGGTTAGATTCTTGAAGATTGTACAGAAAGCTGGTCTATATGCTCATCTTAGACTTGGACCTTATGTTTGTGCTGAGTGGAATTTTGG tGGGTTTCCTGTGTGGCTGAAGTATGTTCCAGGCATCAGCTTCAGAACAGATAATGAACCTTTCAAG AGGGCAATGCAAGGATTCACGGAAAAGGTGGTCAGCTTGCTGAAGAGTCATAATCTATACCAGTCTCAGGGTGGACCGATTATTCTTTCTCAG ATTGAGAACGAGTATGGGAATCTAAGATCGCATCTTGGCCAAGAGGGTTATAATTATATGAGCTGGGCTGCGAAGATGGCGGTCAGTACACAGACAGGTGTTCCGTGGACAATGTGCAAGGACATTGAAACTCCTGATCCTGTG ATTAACACATGCAATGGCTTCTACTGTCATCAATTTACACCCAACAGACCATATAAACCGAAACTATGGACAGAGGCTTGGAGTGGCTG GTTCACTGAGTTTGGTAAGTCTAGCTCACAAAGACCGGTACAGGATTTGGCTTTTGCAGTTGCACGGTTCATACAGGCCGGAGGATCCTTGGTGAATTACTACATG TATCACGGCGGGACAAACTTTGGACGAACTGCAGGCGGTCCATTCATCACTACCAGTTATGACTATGATGCCCCTATCGACGAATATG GTTTGATAAGACAACAGAAGTACGGTCATCTGAAAGAACTTCACAAGGCAATCAAGTTATGTGAATCTGCTTTAGTTTCAGCAGATCCGATCGTTACTGAATTGGGCCCCAAACAACAG GCTCATGTATTTTATCCAGTGAAGGGAAGCTGTGCTGCCTTTCTAGCGAATTATGATCCAGAGTCGGGTGCAAAAGTTCTGTTCAATAATAAACACTATAACCTACCTCCATGGTCCATCAGCATCCTTCCAGATTGCAAAAATGTTGCATTCAACACTGCAAAA GTAGGGGAGCAAACATCGCACATGGTAATGATGCCAAGCAATGCCAATATACATCAGTGGGAGAGTTACAATGACTTATCTGCTGTAGACGATAGCTCAACCATGTCTGCTTTTGGTCTACTAGAGCAAATAAATGTCACTAGGGATAGTACTGACTATCTCTGGTACAAAACTAG TGTTCGTGTTAAGCCATCTGAGTCATTCCTCCATGGCGGAAAATTACCCACACTCATAGTGGAATCTACCGGGGATGCTGTTCATGCCTTCATAAACGGGCAGCTTATTG GATCTGCATTTGGGGGAAGAAAAGCCAGAAGATTTAGTTTCAGTAAAAAAGTTAATCTGAAGTCCGGGAGAAACAAAATCGCACTGCTAAGTGTAGCAGTTGGTTTACCT AATGTAGGAAAGCATTACGAGAATTGGAACACCGGAATTCTTGGACCAGTTGTACTGGAAGGTCTTGACAAAGGGAGACTTGATCTGTCTAAGAAAAAATGGACCTATCAG GTTGGTCTGAAGGGGGAGTCGATGAATCTGGCATCTCCAAATAGTGCATCCATAGTGGGTTGGATGGACAGTAAAATAGTTTTACCAAAACGGCAACCACTTGTGTGGCATAAG GCTTACTTTGATGCTCCTGAAGGAAATGAACCACTCGGTGTGGACATGCACAGCATGGGTAAGGGTCAGGTGTGGATCAATGGGGTAAGTATTGGGAGATATTGGACAACTGTTTCCCAAGGGCAATGCAACGGTTGCAGCTATACCGGGAGATTCCAACCACTTAAGTGCCAAGTCGGATGTGGCAAGCCCTCTCAGAGATG GTATCATGTTCCTCGAGCGTGGTTGAAGCCCAGAAGAAATCTACTTGTTGTATTTGAGGAAATGGGCGGAGATCCGACCAAAATATCTATTAAAAAGAGATCGGTGAGCACAGTATGTGCACAGATCTCTGAGTATCATCCAAGCATTAAGAGCTGGAAGCTGGATACTGTTGAAAGCTATGGCAGAACACAAGAATTTCGCACCAGACCCAAACTCCACTTGCAATGTGCATCCAACCAGTACATATCTTCCATCAAATTCGCAAGCTTTGGGACTCCTCTCGGAACTTGTGGTAGGTTTGAGCAAGGAAAATGCCATGCCCCTACCTCAAATTCGGTCATACAGAAG AGGTGCATAGGGAAGCAGAGATGTGCAGTGGTCATAACTAACAGCAACTTTGGGCGAGACCCTTGTCCGAATGTCTTGAAGCGACTATCAGTTGAAGCCGTATGTTCTTTCAGAACTTCTACACACGCAAACCAAACGATTATACACAATTGA
- the LOC141623030 gene encoding beta-galactosidase 3-like isoform X2 has translation MGCNNLVKMNFLMFLCVLMLLFNVELMNCSVSYDRKSLLINGQRKIIISGSIHYPRSTPEMWEDLIMKAKKGGLDAIDTYVFWNVHEPSPGNYNFEGRNDLVRFLKIVQKAGLYAHLRLGPYVCAEWNFGGFPVWLKYVPGISFRTDNEPFKRAMQGFTEKVVSLLKSHNLYQSQGGPIILSQIENEYGNLRSHLGQEGYNYMSWAAKMAVSTQTGVPWTMCKDIETPDPVINTCNGFYCHQFTPNRPYKPKLWTEAWSGWFTEFGKSSSQRPVQDLAFAVARFIQAGGSLVNYYMYHGGTNFGRTAGGPFITTSYDYDAPIDEYGLIRQQKYGHLKELHKAIKLCESALVSADPIVTELGPKQQAHVFYPVKGSCAAFLANYDPESGAKVLFNNKHYNLPPWSISILPDCKNVAFNTAKVWEQTSHMVMMPSNANIHQWESYNDLSAVDDSSTMSAFGLLEQINVTRDSTDYLWYKTSVRVKPSESFLHGGKLPTLIVESTGDAVHAFINGQLIGSAFGGRKARRFSFSKKVNLKSGRNKIALLSVAVGLPNVGKHYENWNTGILGPVVLEGLDKGRLDLSKKKWTYQVGLKGESMNLASPNSASIVGWMDSKIVLPKRQPLVWHKAYFDAPEGNEPLGVDMHSMGKGQVWINGVSIGRYWTTVSQGQCNGCSYTGRFQPLKCQVGCGKPSQRWYHVPRAWLKPRRNLLVVFEEMGGDPTKISIKKRSVSTVCAQISEYHPSIKSWKLDTVESYGRTQEFRTRPKLHLQCASNQYISSIKFASFGTPLGTCGRFEQGKCHAPTSNSVIQKRCIGKQRCAVVITNSNFGRDPCPNVLKRLSVEAVCSFRTSTHANQTIIHN, from the exons ATGGGGTGTAATAATTTAGTAAAAATGAATTTTTTGATGTTTTTATGTGTGCTAATGTTGTTATTTAATGTAGAGTTGATGAATTGTAGTGTGAGTTATGATAGGAAGTCTCTTTTGATTAATGGGCAAAGGAAAATTATTATTTCGGGTTCGATACATTATCCCAGAAGTACTCCTGAG ATGTGGGAAGATTTGATAATGAAGGCAAAGAAAGGAGGACTTGATGCAATTGACACCTATGTGTTTTGGAATGTTCATGAGCCTTCTCCTGGCAAT TACAATTTTGAAGGAAGAAATGATCTGGTTAGATTCTTGAAGATTGTACAGAAAGCTGGTCTATATGCTCATCTTAGACTTGGACCTTATGTTTGTGCTGAGTGGAATTTTGG tGGGTTTCCTGTGTGGCTGAAGTATGTTCCAGGCATCAGCTTCAGAACAGATAATGAACCTTTCAAG AGGGCAATGCAAGGATTCACGGAAAAGGTGGTCAGCTTGCTGAAGAGTCATAATCTATACCAGTCTCAGGGTGGACCGATTATTCTTTCTCAG ATTGAGAACGAGTATGGGAATCTAAGATCGCATCTTGGCCAAGAGGGTTATAATTATATGAGCTGGGCTGCGAAGATGGCGGTCAGTACACAGACAGGTGTTCCGTGGACAATGTGCAAGGACATTGAAACTCCTGATCCTGTG ATTAACACATGCAATGGCTTCTACTGTCATCAATTTACACCCAACAGACCATATAAACCGAAACTATGGACAGAGGCTTGGAGTGGCTG GTTCACTGAGTTTGGTAAGTCTAGCTCACAAAGACCGGTACAGGATTTGGCTTTTGCAGTTGCACGGTTCATACAGGCCGGAGGATCCTTGGTGAATTACTACATG TATCACGGCGGGACAAACTTTGGACGAACTGCAGGCGGTCCATTCATCACTACCAGTTATGACTATGATGCCCCTATCGACGAATATG GTTTGATAAGACAACAGAAGTACGGTCATCTGAAAGAACTTCACAAGGCAATCAAGTTATGTGAATCTGCTTTAGTTTCAGCAGATCCGATCGTTACTGAATTGGGCCCCAAACAACAG GCTCATGTATTTTATCCAGTGAAGGGAAGCTGTGCTGCCTTTCTAGCGAATTATGATCCAGAGTCGGGTGCAAAAGTTCTGTTCAATAATAAACACTATAACCTACCTCCATGGTCCATCAGCATCCTTCCAGATTGCAAAAATGTTGCATTCAACACTGCAAAAGTAT GGGAGCAAACATCGCACATGGTAATGATGCCAAGCAATGCCAATATACATCAGTGGGAGAGTTACAATGACTTATCTGCTGTAGACGATAGCTCAACCATGTCTGCTTTTGGTCTACTAGAGCAAATAAATGTCACTAGGGATAGTACTGACTATCTCTGGTACAAAACTAG TGTTCGTGTTAAGCCATCTGAGTCATTCCTCCATGGCGGAAAATTACCCACACTCATAGTGGAATCTACCGGGGATGCTGTTCATGCCTTCATAAACGGGCAGCTTATTG GATCTGCATTTGGGGGAAGAAAAGCCAGAAGATTTAGTTTCAGTAAAAAAGTTAATCTGAAGTCCGGGAGAAACAAAATCGCACTGCTAAGTGTAGCAGTTGGTTTACCT AATGTAGGAAAGCATTACGAGAATTGGAACACCGGAATTCTTGGACCAGTTGTACTGGAAGGTCTTGACAAAGGGAGACTTGATCTGTCTAAGAAAAAATGGACCTATCAG GTTGGTCTGAAGGGGGAGTCGATGAATCTGGCATCTCCAAATAGTGCATCCATAGTGGGTTGGATGGACAGTAAAATAGTTTTACCAAAACGGCAACCACTTGTGTGGCATAAG GCTTACTTTGATGCTCCTGAAGGAAATGAACCACTCGGTGTGGACATGCACAGCATGGGTAAGGGTCAGGTGTGGATCAATGGGGTAAGTATTGGGAGATATTGGACAACTGTTTCCCAAGGGCAATGCAACGGTTGCAGCTATACCGGGAGATTCCAACCACTTAAGTGCCAAGTCGGATGTGGCAAGCCCTCTCAGAGATG GTATCATGTTCCTCGAGCGTGGTTGAAGCCCAGAAGAAATCTACTTGTTGTATTTGAGGAAATGGGCGGAGATCCGACCAAAATATCTATTAAAAAGAGATCGGTGAGCACAGTATGTGCACAGATCTCTGAGTATCATCCAAGCATTAAGAGCTGGAAGCTGGATACTGTTGAAAGCTATGGCAGAACACAAGAATTTCGCACCAGACCCAAACTCCACTTGCAATGTGCATCCAACCAGTACATATCTTCCATCAAATTCGCAAGCTTTGGGACTCCTCTCGGAACTTGTGGTAGGTTTGAGCAAGGAAAATGCCATGCCCCTACCTCAAATTCGGTCATACAGAAG AGGTGCATAGGGAAGCAGAGATGTGCAGTGGTCATAACTAACAGCAACTTTGGGCGAGACCCTTGTCCGAATGTCTTGAAGCGACTATCAGTTGAAGCCGTATGTTCTTTCAGAACTTCTACACACGCAAACCAAACGATTATACACAATTGA